The following proteins are co-located in the Silene latifolia isolate original U9 population chromosome 1, ASM4854445v1, whole genome shotgun sequence genome:
- the LOC141614436 gene encoding transmembrane 9 superfamily member 5-like: MSKIQSLLVIIILTLINFWVIPISSSFNSPLNHLYNVGDHVPFFANIVGPLNNPSETYEYYELPFCSPDQIIKKKESLGEVLNGDRLTKTRYDIKFKEIKEENILCTKTLKREEVTKFRDAVQREFYFQMHYDDLPFWGFVGKNEEENLRSDWKGPRSYLFTHVQFEVLYNDKHVVEVRAFSDPEHVVDITEDTEIDVKFTYSAIWNASSATFATRMSRYSRASLLPPVQQLHRFSLISSAVVFMLSVTLVVMLYRWNLKSDLRKYFHGDDDNEAGRACVDGDILRIPSHVSLLCAVLGCGTQIFLVICCVFVLMSLSIIEPYSHGTVWASVVAMYTLTSAVAGYTTVSFYCQFAKTGWERSVLLTGIILMGPVLLVLSVLNTVAVLYGATAALPLGTIILLFLIYLFITMPFLALGGIVGHHYACRKPLPSPKRSSREIPPLAWYMKTQSQVVVGGLLPFSGILVELHLFYASLWSYKLFTQPGVLFVTFSILICLTAVLSIGLTFIQLAAEDPRWWWRSVLRGGSTAIFMFAYSLYFYTTSDMSGFLQLTYFLGINFCICYAFFLMLAAISFRASSVFTSHLYNASKRE; the protein is encoded by the exons ATGTCAAAGATCCAATCTTTgttagtaataataatactaacTTTGATTAATTTCTGGGTTATTCCCATATCGTCATCCTTTAATTCCCCTCTTAATCATCTCTACAATGTTGGTGATCATGTCCCCTTTTTTGCCAACATTGTTGGACCCTTGAACAATCCCAG TGAGACGTACGAATACTATGAGCTGCCATTCTGTTCCCCAG ATCAAATTATCAAAAAGAAGGAATCATTGGGGGAAGTTCTCAATGGTGATCGTTTAACAAAGACTCGCTATGATATAAAGTTCAAGGAGATTAAAGAGGAAAATATACTATGCACAAAGACGCTTAAACGGGAAGAAGTTACTAAATTTCGTGATGCAGTTCAAAGAGAGTTTTACTTTCAGATGCACTACGATGACCTTCCTTTCTGGGGATTTGTTGGGAAGAATGAAGAGGAGAATTTAAGGAGTGATTGGAAAGGACCAAGATCGTATCTTTTCACTCATGTACAGTTTGAAGTTTTATACAATGACAAGCATGTTGTAGAAGTGCGTGCTTTTAGTGACCCCGAACATGTTGTGGACATAACAGAGGATACTGAAATTGATGTCAAGTTTACTTACTCTGCTATTTGGAATGCATCGTCTGCCACATTCGCGACCAGAATGAGTAGATATTCAAGGGCTTCTCTACTTCCACCAGTTCAGCAACTTCACCGGTTTTCTCTCATTAGCTCAGCTGTTGTCTTTATGCTTTCCGTGACATTAGTTGTCATGCTATATCGGTGGAATCTCAAGAGTGATTTGAGAAA GTATTTTCACggagatgatgataatgaggCTGGACGAGCATGCGTTGATGGTGATATTTTAAGAATCCCATCACATGTGTCACTCTTATGTGCTGTTCTTGGATGTGGAACCCAAATTTTTCTCGT GATATGCTGCGTGTTTGTATTGATGTCACTCAGTATTATCGAGCCTTACAGTCATGGGACCGTGTGGGCATCTGTTGTTGCAATGTACACGTTAACATCTGCAGTTGCTGGATATACCACCGTTTCATTCTATTGCCAGTTTGCTAAAACTGGATGG GAAAGAAGCGTACTCCTGACAGGGATAATCTTAATGGGGCCAGTGTTACTTGTGCTATCGGTTCTTAATACAGTGGCTGTATTATATGGAGCCACGGCCGCCCTTCCTTTAGGAactattattttattgttcctcATATATTTATTCATCACCATGCCTTTTCTTGCACTTGGAGGGATCGTGGGGCATCACTATGCGTGTAGGAAACCATTGCCTTCTCCAAAGAGATCCTCGAGAGAGATTCCTCCATTAGCTTGgtatatgaaaactcagagccaAGTTGTCGTAGGAGGCCTTTTACCTTTCAGTGGAATCCTGGTGGAGTTGCATCTTTTTTACGCTAGTTTATGGAGctacaaattattcacacaacccGGTGTTCTGTTTGTCACTTTCTCAATCCTGATTTGTCTTACTGCTGTTTTGAGCATTGGTTTGACGTTCATTCAACTCGCTGCCGAAGATCCTCGATGGTGGTGGAG ATCTGTGTTGCGTGGTGGATCAACGGCTATATTTATGTTTGCCTATAGTTTGTACTTCTATACCACATCAGATATGAGTGGTTTCTTGCAGCTGACCTACTTTCTGGGCATCAACTTCTGCATCTGCTATGCATTCTTCCTGATGCTTGCTGCAATTAGTTTCCGCGCTTCTTCAGTGTTCACATCTCACCTTTATAATGCTTCTAAGAGGGAGTAA
- the LOC141614442 gene encoding large ribosomal subunit protein uL1z-like: protein MSKLSSDAVREAITGILTDAKDKERKFVQTIELQIGLKNYDPQKDKRFSGSVKLPHVPRPKMKVCMLGDAQHVEEAEKNGLESMDVEALKKLNKNKKLVKKLAKKYHAFLASESVIKQIPRLLGPGLNKAGKFPTLVTHQEPLENKVNETKATIKFQLKKVLCMGVAVGNCSMDEKQIFQNVQMSVNFLVSLLKKNWQNVRCLYLKSTMGRPYRIF, encoded by the exons ATGAG TAAGTTATCGAGTGATGCTGTGAGAGAAGCTATCACTGGCATTTTAACTGATGCTAAGGATAAGGAGAGGAAATTTGTTCAGACAATCGAGCTCCAGATTGGTCTGAAGAATTATGATCCCCAAAAGGATAAGCGTTTCAGTGGTTCCGTTAAACTGCCCCATGTTCCCCGTCCTAAGATGAAAGTGTGTATGCTTGGAGATGCTCAACACGTTGAAGAG GCCGAGAAAAACGGTTTGGAATCTATGGATGTTGAAGCATTGAAAAAGCTTAACAAGAACAAGAAGTTGGTTAAGAAGCTTGCTAAGAAGTACCATGCTTTCCTTGCCTCAGAATCTGTCATCAAGCAGATTCCCCGTTTGCTCGGTCCTGGTCTCAACAAGGCAG GTAAGTTCCCTACTCTCGTTACCCATCAAGAACCTCTTGAGAACAAGGTGAACGAGACCAAAGCCACAATCAAGTTCCAACTGAAGAAGGTACTCTGCATGGGTGTTGCTGTCGGTAACTGCAGCATGGATGAGAAGCAGATCTTCCAGAACGTGCAAATGAGTGTCAACTTCCTTGTCTCCCTCTTGAAGAAGAATTGGCAAAAT GTTAGGTGCTTGTACCTGAAGAGTACCATGGGAAGACCCTACCGTATCTTCTAA